From one Drosophila subpulchrella strain 33 F10 #4 breed RU33 chromosome 3L, RU_Dsub_v1.1 Primary Assembly, whole genome shotgun sequence genomic stretch:
- the LOC119554405 gene encoding UPF0489 protein C5orf22: MESDTLDKESAAAALKKLSQSESPESAKKWVPNVVEGEGEGVEAPPTKRQKTADEKEENQEEDAENEDGEDLDDEADDDDEEVPLLVPARGTPQSIAQNSPRKFQRIPVFIVDYHNDVLEFIYRCLATRHLPLANNTIVHFDSHPDLVIPRHIAASATYEKETMLNELTIENWIMPTLYAGHFNRVVWLKNSWCQQLPNGRHDFKVGQKEDRIGVDCPLDYFIADGNYCTTEDLQDRKSVELQVHDADNESLNPNDFLTESDSKGFVLDIDLDFFSTSNPFLEIYKDADCYNQLKEIFHFESVEKVKKSGTATIADYLATADKRQAQLDALKTIFWHLEEERNFEGLDKPDETVVTPEVYARIVKLAEQLQEKYPDDEIDWHLIFDSGSTTDNNGLPHHISTSEELETYFANFKRFLERLPFPPVIITMAHSAQDDYCPQDQVAFIEERVLRLLREVFGDRLHEKPILHYMDDPWDVMKL; this comes from the exons ATGGAATCGGATACGCTGGATAAGGAGAGCGCTGCGGCGGCCCTGAAAAAACTATCGCAAAGTGAAAGTCCCGAAAGTGCGAAGAAATGGGTGCCGAATGTGGTCGAAggggagggggagggggtAGAGGCGCCGCCAACAAAGAGACAAAAGACTGCAGACGAAAAGGAGGAGAATCAGGAGGAAGACGCCGAGAACGAGGACGGCGAAGATTTGGACGATGAAGCGGACGATGATGACGAGGAGGTTCCCCTTCTAGTTCCCGCCCGGGGAACTCCACAAAGTATCGCCCAAAACAGTCCGAGGAAATTCCAGCGCATCCCCGTCTTTATCGTCGACTATCACAACGATGTTCTGGAGTTCATCTACCGCTGCCTGGCCACCCGCCACCTTCCCCTGGCGAACAACACCATCGTCCACTTCGATTCCCATCCGGATCTGGTCATTCCCCGACATATAGCCGCCAGTGCGACGTACGAGAAGGAAACCATGCTCAACGAGCTGACCATCGAGAACTGGATCATGCCCACTCTATATGCAG GTCATTTCAACCGAGTGGTCTGGCTGAAGAACTCGTGGTGCCAGCAGCTGCCCAATGGCAGACACGACTTCAaagttggccaaaaggaaGACCGCATTGGAGTAGACTGCCCACTCGACTACTTCATAGCCGATGGCAACTACTGTACTACCGAGGATCTCCAGGATCGGAAGAGTGTAGAGCTGCAGGTCCACGATGCAGACAACGAAAGCCTCAATCCCAATGACTTCTTAACGGAAAGCGACTCCAAGGGATTTGTTTTGGATATAGACCTTGATTTCTTCAGCACCTCCAACCCATTCTTAGAGATCTACAAGGATGCTGATTGCTACAATCAGCTGAAGGAGATCTTTCATTTTGAAAGTGTGGAAAAGGTGAAAAAGTCTGGTACTGCTACTATAGCCGATTATTTGGCCACAGCGGACAAGAGGCAGGCTCAATTGGACGCCCTGAAGACGATCTTCTGGCACTTGGAGGAGGAGCGCAATTTCGAGGGACTGGACAAACCGGATGAGACTGTGGTTACTCCCGAAGTCTATGCTAGGATTGTAAAACTTGCCGAGCAGCTGCAGGAAAAGTATCCAGACGATGAAATCGACTGGCATTTGATATTCGATTCGGGTAGCACCACCGACAATAATGGCTTGCCCCATCACATAAGCACCTCCGAGGAATTGGAGACGTACTTTGCAAACTTCAAGAGATTTTTAGAACGACTACCATTTCCTCCAGTGATCATTACGATGGCCCATTCTGCACAGGACGATTATTGTCCCCAGGATCAGGTGGCATTTATCGAGGAACGCGTTTTGCGGCTGCTACGGGAGGTTTTTGGCGATAGACTGCATGAGAAACCTATTCTGCACTATATGGACGATCCTTGGGATGTGATGAAGCTCTAA